DNA sequence from the Eptesicus fuscus isolate TK198812 chromosome 7, DD_ASM_mEF_20220401, whole genome shotgun sequence genome:
agaggcgACGGGCCAGAGTTCGGTCtacaataacttttttaaaataagacattttaacAAACTGACAGTTTAATTCCTTATCCCCACTCATAGGAAGCACTTTACAAATACAATAAAGCAAGTTTGAAAGGGCAAGaaaactgaaaacctatttgaagccATTTCTTGAGGTAAGGCACAGAGGTGCATTTCTAACTCCAAATCATGCAAGAAAATCTCTCTTGACTAGGTCAATAGAAGTACACAATCCCAGCAATCCAGCTGTTAATCCGGCAGTCCATTACCCCTTCTATAAATAGCTCGGTCTGGGTCTATATCGACAGGCATTTTGTAATTTCAAAATTCGTTACCCCGAGAGAACGTCCTGAATAACTCGGTAACTGGGAGGGCCCGTCTACCCTTTCTTTAACTccgcagcccccctccccttggccatcCTAgcattttccacttaaaaaatgccccccctcccatccctAGACTAGactaagaggaaaaaataaacggTTCGGTCGGGGGGGGGCGCTGCgacccagggggaggggccggacGAGCAGCGCCTCCTCGCGTGGCTGCGCCAGCGCCTGACCCCCGCGGGGAGCCGCGCTCACCCGCCCGGCCTGCAAGCCGGCCAtcgcctcccctcacccccctcaacCAACAAATCCACCGCTGCTCCCTAACCGCGCGCGCGCCCTCCTTAACTCCTGCGCAGCCGTCACCGGGAAAaggcggagggaggggggcaggccttCACGAGGCCTACTAGGCCGCGCAGGAGCCAGGACCTCGCGTGAATGGCCGACCTGGCTGAGTGAGGGAGTAGGCGCTCACGCGAGACTACGCGAGGCCGGGGCTCGTGACGAGGACCGGAGCTCGCTAAGAAAGATGGCAAGAAGTGAAATAGTGCTATAgccgggggcggagggagaaTTTTGAAGCTTACCTGCAGGCGCGAGGCGactgaggggaaaaggggagcgGGCGGGAAGGGGAAGGGCGGGAGGCCGGGGGCGGAACAATAGGGGCGGGCGGGAAGGCGAGGGGGGCCCcgcgggcgggcggaggaggaaggggggggtggaagaggaagggggaaagagaccCCGGGGCGGGTGGAGGGcggcggagggcgggcgggcgggcggagggcgggcgggcgggagagggcgcaggctgcgGCTGCTccggctgctgcctctgctggtcTGGGAGGGGGACGGGGCGGAGCGGCCCGCTTTCAACCCCGCGCACCCTCCGACCCCGGAAGCGCTAACCGCCTGGGGGCCGGCGAGGCGACTGCGACGTCCAAACCTTCCCCACGCAATATGGGAAGGCCTCCCAATATCCTAGAGCGGATCCGTGGACAGCGTCAGCACCACCGAGACAACAGCTGATAGTCCATGGAGTAGTCTATGATAGAGCGGCAGCATAGAGGCAAGGAGGAAACTAGTGGCCTCTAGTGGCCTAACGGGAAAGTCCAGGCGTAAATGCGGAGAGTTGACAGTGGACTTGgataaagggaaaaagaaatagatggCTGAGGACATCCATCTGAGATGAGAAGAATTGGGAAAATCTCGGTAATCTATAATAACActcaaaaacagagagagagaaaaaacaatttgCCACATTGGAGGTAACTTTTACACTAACTCCTTATTCTGAAAATTGCTAACTGAAAGGAAAGATTTAAGCATTTACCCTCTCTCTTTAGAGGGAACtacagccctagctggattggctcagtgggtagagagttggcctgcagactgaagggtcccaggtttgatcccagtcaagggcacatgcccaggttgccagctcaatccccaataggggttgtgcaggaagcagccaatccatattttctctcatcattgatgtttctattgctctctccctccctttctgaaatcaataaaaaacaataattattttttaaaaactgcaattCATTCTTAGACAATGagggaaaactttttttaaaaagacatctaaTAAATGTAGAAGACATAAAAGGGTTAGAAAATCACCATTCATTCTGCAACCCAAAATGAAATAACTGATTCAGGCAAGTGTTATAAATCACCAAAACTTTAAGCAAAAAGTTGTTAGGGAACAGGATATTATCATGGTGCCAAATATGACCACACAAATTATTTGTAAAcgtacaggggaaaaaaaagataatttaaaatgaagtgacctgcctggccagtgtggctcagtggttgagcatcgacccatgaaccaggtcacaggttccattctcagtcaggggcgtacaggatgcagccaatcaatgattctctctcatcattgatgtttctatccctctctcttctctccctctctccgaaatcaataaaaaaacttttttaaaaaggaattgatAGTCAACATCTTACCCAAGTGATCAAACATTGCATCACTAATAATAGGACAATTTTGACATTATTTGGTCTATTAAGCATTTTTCTCAATGTTTAATCTTAATCTCATCAAGCCTTTAAACCTAACTTCCAATTTATAAGATATTTACATGGGCTAAAGAAACAGGTTAAACATATCacactagccctagctggtttggcttagtggatagagcatcagcctgcgaactgaagggtcccgggttcgattctggtcaagggcacatgcccaggttgcaggctcaatccccagtgagggatgtgcaggcagcagccgatcaatgattctctctcatcattgatgtttccatctctctctccctttcccttcctctctgaaatcaataaaaatatatttaaaaaaaccaacataTCACACTATAAAGAGGCAACCAGCCAATCCAGAATGTGTGACATTCTATAAGACAACTAGCCTGGTCTCTTCAAAAAGGCAATGCAATAGAACAAAGGAGGAGCAAGAGAAGGGGAGaagaatgaaaaattttaaaggcaataATAGTCTAATGTAATGTGTAGTCTTATTtgaattctgtttttttaatattaaatattgccattttttaaaatatattttattgattttttacagagaggaagagagagggatagagagttagaaacatcgatcagctgcctcttgcacaccccctactggggatgtgcccgcaaccaaggtacatgcccctgaccgaaatcaaacctgggacccttgagtacgcaggccgacgctttatccactgagccaaaccggtttcggcttgaattctggttttttaaaaaattcctatcTAGGATATTTTGGAGGCAATTGAGGAAATTCAAACATGAACTGAATATTTGCTAATATAAGGAAGTATTGTTAACTTAAGTGCAATAATGGAACTGTGGTTATGTAGGAGAAATACTACTTAAGAGGTGCATGGTGAAATATTTAAGGGTGAAGAGTCATGATGGATGCAACAGGTTTTCAATGCTTCACATAGTATATCAATAAAGCAAATACAGTAAAATGTTAGCAATTGTTGACTGTAGGTGGTAGGTTTATGGGTGATCGTTGTACTGtttaaactttttcatttttatttttttattgatttcagagaaggaagagggaaagagagctagaaacatcaatcatgagagagaatcattgatcggctgcctcctgcatgccccaactgaggattgggcccacaactcgggcatgtaccctgaccaggaatcgaactgtgacctcctggttcataggttgatgcttaaccacttgAGCATGCTGGCCAAGctgtttaaactttttttttaaaatatattttattgattttttacacagaggaaaagagagaaatagagagttagaaacatcaatgagagagaaacatctatcagctgcctcctgcacaccctctactggggatgtgcccgaaaccaaggtacatgcccttgaccagaatcgaacctgggacccttcagtcctcaggacgatgatctatccactgagccaagctggttaggGCAAGctgttaaaacttttaaaaaataattttcattaataaaaattggggaaaatatGATGTGGAATGGAACAAAATTGGCTAAACATTGATAATTACTGAAGGGAAATTATATATAGGAGTCCATTAAACTGCTTTCTCTACTCTTGTTAATTTCcacattaaaacttttttttagccctagctggtttggctcaatcggcctgcagactcaggggtcccaggttcaattctggtcaagggcacatgcccaggttgcaggctcaatccccaggggtatgtaggaggcagccgatcaatgattctctctcatcattgatgtttctatctctctttccctctcccttcctctctgaaatcaataaaaatatattttttaaaaacaaaaaacttaaaaacagaaGCCCTGAAAGGGAATAAGACAAAATaaggagaaatgaaagagatatCACATACAAGGGTTATTACTGAACCTTGTTCAATTCCTTTGGGTGTTGGTTTAATACCTTCTGGCCTTAATACTAGTCAAGTTTTATTGGGCAACCCCAATTCAGTAGAGTCATCTAAAAAGGGATAGTTTCCTGAAATGGAAATAAGGCTTGAGGACTCCAATGTCTTTCCTCCCACCCACTCcactaccacccccacccccaaaacgaGGGAGTGGACATTAGGatcaaagtgaaataaaattaaagaagtgtaaaagaaaaacagaaataaaagaaatttttttggCAAAGGTGCTGGGGCTGGCCAGCAGACCCTGATGAATGATTAcgacggatgaatgattactctgacacaacaGTTGCTGTGAAAAAGAGGGCTAAGGGAcggcctggctaaaggaaccaggcagcctcgattgcctgcctcgttaggcttttattgtagtttgatataaagtttatcttttagatacaatcagtagggtgagtaatcttgggaagACACATTTGTTtgcattgtcctctaggcaagggcacccAAAGATTAGGCagaaggattccagtaaacacctgggggtctgcacGTGCACAAACTTGtctggaaaggtcaaggaataattaggggcgccgttttcgacactcccctaagtcagaattccgataaacagaGCAGGCGGCTTTccgcacacttcccttttctcagaatgtcctccttacaactttccaaccaagtctcatgcttccccagatctcccccttttttgttttgctagGTATAGAAGACAGGGCTGCGGTGAACTTGTTGCCTGGGAATGTTGGGTTCTACGAGGCTTGTTCACTGTTGAGTTGCGCTTCTATAGActataaggaaaacaaaaagaattacaATGATGGCAATATTTATTCCGATCAGGTGCCAATTGATTCCAGGAAACCAGGTGGTAGGGTCTATCCAGTTTAAATGCTCTTTGACTGCATTCCATGCAGTAGTTTGCTGTTTGTGCTCATTAATAGCAAGTAAGGAgtctttgatttgtttttgtaaagCATTCACTTCTTCAGTAAGATTGTCATGAAATACTCCCCACAAATGCTCTTAGCGTCAACCCACTGATTGTGACTGCTGTTCCATTTTAAGGGGGTTACACATATGTGCTTATGTCCCCAATTGCAATTAAGTATTTGTACGCTAAAGTGTCCTGTCTTTCCCCCAAATATTCAATGGCTGCTTCTACAGCCTGTAACCTAgccaaaaaatttttatttatgtgctGCTGCATAGTAAATTCCTTAGTTACTTTCTTGGCCATACTGTCTACAAACGTGGCGGTCTGCACAGACTCAGCAAGGGCCACCATGGCTATGCTGGCAGTAATAAGAATAACAATAGCCAAGATGATGGCTGTAATGAGCAACCCCAAAAATCTTTTAGGCCTCAAATGACTTAATGCTTTCTAAAATTTCAATGGATAATGATCCTTGCCACTCCCTAGTGAGGTTAATGGGTATTAAGACCTCAGCCTGTCTCCTCAACATTATAATAGTGTTTATATTCAATAGGGTGGCATTTTGATTGGTAATACGGGATGTATAGTAGGCCCCTTCTCCTACCTGTACtagaaaataattattgtaaGTAATTTGTAAGCTGGGATCCATGAGAAATACATAAGGATGTGTGGTACACACCAAACTACTATctgaatgatatttttaaaaggtcataGTATAATTATTGGACTTCTGTTGATAATCCCCGTCCCATAAATTCAGTGGATGGAGAACATGTCCTAATCTCCATAAGGTTTCCTGAACCAGAAAATCTTGTAGTTGAGGGCGAGGGGAACCAAACCTCTTCCTGTCGATGCAAGGGGGGGTCCTAGCTGATCCCACAGAAGTGCCATTGGAGGTACGGTAGACTAAAATATTAGTATGATTAGCTTGCAGTTGGCCATGTGGGCCCCAGTCTACAATTCAATGGTCTCCCAGCCGATAAGGAGCCCGGTGCCCTCGGCAGACTTCCCAGTGGAAGGCCTCCAGGGAGTGATCTTACTTATTTTGCTTATGTGGAGGCAGGGTTGGAGCTGTAGCACAGGTATGCTTGCCCTTGGCTAGACTTCCTGCTGAGAGAAAGATAAACTGGGCCCTTGCTTGTCCTTCCTTGGGGATAGTATGTAACCAGATCTGATTATTAGCCTTTAAACAATATTGGGGTATAGAGGAAGTAGTAACACAAAGGGATAACAGGTTAGAGTGGAAAGTAGTATTAGGGGGCACTGGGGTCCAATGTGTCCCATTTTCAAGACTGCCTATAGGTGGCAAGTCCACGCCTCCTGAGAAGGAGGTCAAATTGTTAGAGACAGGGAAAGGGGTGTCTCTCCAGTGAGGGATCTAAAGAAAGGTGAGTCTATAACATGGACCCAATACATCGTGGCTAATGCTGGTGCCCAAAGCCAAATAAGAATACTAAACCATACCGCACAAGAGTTGAGATGAATCAAAGCAGTCATAGCAAGAAAGAGGTTATCTGGCGTGCGTGGAAAGCAAGTACGCTCCAACAGTTGCTCAGCTTCTATCATCAGCTTCTTAATCATTCCCCAGGATATTTCGGGGGCTGCGGGGGCCCGGCGGGACATTCGTTTCTGCGAAGTCCCCAAGACAGAATTCTTCGTTTCTGGAAGAGTATTTGTCCCATGCAATGCCATGGCAGGGTTTGATCCATCAAGCTGGAATCCACAGCAGCCCTGTGGGGGTAGAAATACACGCATATCCCTCCCCCATGTTAATAATTCATTGCGTCTCATCCAGTTTTAGTGTCCACATCTTGCCACAAGATTAGTGGTTTCTAAGGTGGGGTTATTGAGGTTTGAAAATGAtcattcagatttaaaaaaaaataagggtaaAGATTGCTTTAGATAGTAGTATagcaggacccttgagtcccatattcccccttttttttgttttactagcATACCCTTCAGGGTAACATGGGCACGTTCAATGATGGCCTGCCCTTGTGGATTGTAAGGAATTCCTGTAGAATGCAGGATGGACCAAGTTCTGCAAAAAGCGATTAAGACTTGGCTGCTATAAGCAGGCCCATTTTCAGTTTATCTTGGTTAATATAGCTACAATTGGAAACaggtcttattgaattcatgcaaagaaatgtattgccacttattaagaattgccaaatacTGGAGGAACAGGTAGggcttaaaattcaaaccctggaaGGATTGTCAAATTTATTTTGCCAAAAGATCATATTTCAAAGTTTATTAGACACAAACATAGGCTAGCAAACTTCAGTTCCCATGGTTAAAGATGgccttttaaaacatatatatacctGATTAATATAGCATATAActatttcaataatttatagaacttttgcttcctggttaaaaaaaaacaacaggacaGATTTTTTCCCTTTAACAGACTAGAAAAGGACTAaccaaaataaggtttattttctttttttaatatatattttatttattttttacagagaggaagggagagggatggagaattagaaacatcgatgggagagaaacatcgatcagctgcctcctgcacgcctcccactggggatgtgcccacaaccaaggtacatgcccttgaccggaatcgaacctgggacctttcagtccgcaggctgacgctctatccacggagccaaaccggttaaggcaggtttattttctaatttcatttgtACTTGGGTGAGgtcagcaaatgacactaattagatttctgctatctgtctccctgagtacattgatataagctatttaccctctggttagggagacaaaatgaaaataatttactcTTATACCCTTGTTTTAGGGAAggtaggatttactagatggctccaAATTACTGTTTAACCATCTCAATTTTCCTATtctacttgtcctggcttactggtcTGTGTCATTTATACAAtttcctttcaacatttctctttataAACATTCTATAACTTTCACAAACCTTTCTACACTTTCACAAACCTTTCTTCAGAAACCttacaactttcagaaataaccagctctagaaaccactttctttctccttcaaaatCCATCTCCATGCCTCATCCTTCTATTACACCAAAAACATACCTTCTTTCCAATTAGTTAGAATTCTTAACCCtgaaaaaactttatttttaggtgACATATAAGTAATTAACATTCCTGAGATtagcaatacattcacattttaatagatatttcaaataaaaaaacaagacttATTAACAGATTCAAACCCATCCTCTAGATTCTCCATATGAGGCAaattcagattaatatttcaaaatactttgatatttaatactttttactATTTAATCCAGCAAActtcaaagttttaagttaccaaagacttcagaaaactatgtttaggcatATATAATTACCACTGAAAAAGCTTTATCATAtacccttcattttagttatatttattttgccttaacaactttgagattttaaagccaattattattacccaaggcattttcttggcaaattttgtaacagggataactcagtggctttaatgttaaagtaatatttttttttttttttttttttacaaaaatgggagTGGCCCCCACACTGCTATTTCTGCAGCCTGCTGGAGGATACTTCTACAGGTCTAATTATCTTAGGAAAAAGACTTGGGAGGTTTAAATGATTATTtcccatatattttctttctgagtagACTAACAACATGAAATCTTACATATAAGAAgagatcttaaaaacagaaacagaaaaaaacccTATAGTAAATAGATGAGTACTCATAAAAGGGTGGACTGGGATATTAGCCTTACAATCTTCAAACTAAGTCCCTCAAAGATAAGAAAGCAAAGAACATCAATCAGTAACCAAGTTACATTACAGATAGACAAGAACTTCTACTAACTAAGAGTTTCTAGTGGCTGATGCCTTGAGAGCGAGAGCAAGAAGGatccccaagattaagaatttttggcagctgctgggaagttcctgCAATCCCTGCCATGTGTTCAGCCTGCCACAAGTAGCTGGGGCCCCTAGCAAAGTGAAATATGCcccatctttaaataaattaaacaaaacaacaaagacataaaGCAACAATCAACAGACACTCACATATGATATTTACAGGTGTGCATAACTTAATAAATTATTaagacaagacttaataaatcagagttcttttca
Encoded proteins:
- the PRR13 gene encoding proline-rich protein 13 isoform X4; amino-acid sequence: METEKKMRKKMKKAQKKSQAHHKHGKDLMASPDKVVPDVKTKECNETCGTLENQEEGNESNCEGCCGFQLDGSNPAMALHGTNTLPETKNSVLGTSQKRMSRRAPAAPEISWGMIKKLMIEAEQLLERTCFPRTPDNLFLAMTALIHLNSCASIEAQLNSEQAS
- the PRR13 gene encoding proline-rich protein 13 isoform X3, with the protein product MWNPSAAPGMETEKKMRKKMKKAQKKSQAHHKHGKDLMASPDKVVPDVKTKECNETCGTLENQEEGNESNCEGCCGFQLDGSNPAMALHGTNTLPETKNSVLGTSQKRMSRRAPAAPEISWGMIKKLMIEAEQLLERTCFPRTPDNLFLAMTALIHLNSCASIEAQLNSEQAS